One genomic region from Nitrospira sp. encodes:
- a CDS encoding FAD-dependent oxidoreductase, with product MGGTQAHVVIVAGAGPAGLAVASALSKVGHEIIILNRDIKFGGLAEYGIFPSKLKLRGGLKKQYWELLQQKNVHYFGNVSIGNGKDLTVEDVRGLGASAIVFTIGAQGTKAIGVEGDSAQGVFHAKDVVYHFNRLPGFGDRPFEMGKHAAVIGAGDVMVDIAHWLIRYKKVERVTAIVRRGPVERKYNPKEIRSICANMDVEGIKAEFERIKDRLAKVGQNPDEVLKAFTDEFTKCEPKVTETKMGFRFLASPKRILVDGDNRVRGLEMEDNRLDPKGQDTVAVGLKQHYEFPCDAVVFAVGDKVDETVGLPYKNGMFSTNPNKTGNDPDDALFQAYDESTGQVMEGVFLAGWARKASEGLVGVAKRDGDWCAEVVERYLMTKSGKDAKIVLAHLHSLLGKRQSRPVDVNGLRALDVAERSFAGKADCIGEFKFSANQDMLKYIEQARAYTS from the coding sequence ATGGGTGGGACACAGGCGCACGTGGTAATCGTGGCGGGAGCGGGACCGGCCGGACTGGCTGTTGCCAGTGCGCTTTCGAAGGTCGGTCACGAAATCATTATTCTCAATCGCGATATCAAATTCGGCGGGTTGGCTGAATACGGGATATTCCCTTCTAAACTGAAACTTCGTGGTGGGCTCAAGAAACAGTACTGGGAACTTCTTCAGCAGAAAAACGTTCATTATTTTGGGAATGTCTCCATCGGGAACGGAAAGGACCTCACGGTCGAAGATGTGCGCGGGCTGGGTGCAAGCGCGATTGTCTTTACGATCGGTGCGCAGGGAACCAAGGCCATTGGCGTCGAGGGGGACTCGGCGCAAGGCGTCTTTCACGCAAAAGATGTGGTCTATCACTTCAATCGTTTACCGGGGTTTGGCGACCGCCCATTTGAAATGGGGAAACATGCCGCAGTGATCGGGGCGGGAGATGTGATGGTGGATATTGCCCACTGGTTGATCCGCTACAAGAAGGTTGAGAGGGTCACGGCAATTGTCAGGCGGGGACCAGTGGAACGTAAGTACAATCCAAAGGAGATTCGCAGTATCTGTGCCAATATGGACGTCGAGGGAATCAAAGCGGAGTTTGAGCGCATCAAGGACCGTCTCGCCAAGGTCGGCCAGAATCCCGATGAAGTCTTGAAGGCATTCACCGACGAATTTACCAAATGTGAGCCGAAGGTGACCGAGACGAAGATGGGGTTTCGGTTCCTCGCGTCGCCGAAGCGTATTCTGGTCGACGGCGATAATCGGGTTCGCGGACTTGAAATGGAGGACAACCGGCTCGACCCTAAAGGTCAAGATACCGTTGCCGTGGGCTTGAAGCAGCACTATGAATTTCCCTGTGATGCGGTTGTTTTTGCCGTCGGCGACAAGGTGGATGAGACGGTCGGGTTACCCTATAAGAACGGTATGTTCTCCACGAACCCGAATAAGACCGGTAATGATCCCGATGATGCGCTCTTTCAGGCTTACGATGAATCTACAGGCCAGGTGATGGAGGGCGTGTTTTTGGCCGGTTGGGCTCGGAAAGCCAGTGAGGGCCTTGTCGGCGTCGCGAAGCGTGACGGTGATTGGTGTGCCGAAGTCGTCGAGCGCTATCTGATGACCAAGAGCGGCAAAGACGCCAAGATTGTCCTTGCTCACTTGCACTCGCTTCTCGGAAAGCGGCAAAGTCGTCCGGTCGATGTGAATGGCTTACGGGCACTCGATGTGGCGGAACGCTCGTTCGCTGGGAAAGCCGACTGCATCGGAGAGTTCAAATTTTCAGCAAATCAGGACATGCTCAAATACATTGAGCAAGCGAGAGCATACACTAGTTGA
- a CDS encoding NAD(+)/NADH kinase: MKSKSIGILTKPKFPEVKATLLGVVAWLRDRSINVFLDTTSATLLNEPGGIQKTQLAEKADVLLVLGGDGTILSAARLAAERSIPILGVNMGGLGFLTEVRLDNLYPSLERVFTNDYTLDERLMLATHVHRHGETVARGIVLNDVVISKGTLARMIELQIAIGGQFVTNLRGDGLIIGTPTGSTAYSLSAGGPIMNPALQALILTPICPHTLTHRPLIVQGDVVIEVTLTSKDEGSMATLDGQVGVAMTQSDTAVIRASDYRTRLIRFPESHYYEVLREKLKWGHG; this comes from the coding sequence ATGAAAAGTAAAAGTATCGGGATTCTCACCAAACCCAAGTTCCCCGAAGTCAAAGCCACGTTGCTCGGGGTCGTTGCGTGGCTCCGAGACCGCAGTATCAATGTCTTTCTCGATACAACGTCTGCCACGTTACTGAACGAACCGGGCGGAATTCAGAAAACTCAGCTCGCCGAAAAAGCCGATGTGCTGTTGGTGCTGGGCGGCGACGGAACCATTCTGAGTGCAGCACGACTAGCAGCAGAACGGAGTATTCCAATCCTAGGGGTCAACATGGGCGGGCTCGGATTCTTAACCGAGGTGCGGCTGGACAACCTCTATCCTTCGCTGGAACGTGTGTTCACCAACGACTACACTCTCGATGAACGACTCATGTTAGCGACGCATGTGCATCGTCACGGAGAAACAGTTGCGCGAGGAATCGTACTCAATGATGTCGTCATCAGTAAAGGCACCCTCGCTCGTATGATCGAGCTACAGATCGCCATAGGGGGCCAATTCGTGACAAATCTACGAGGTGACGGCCTGATCATCGGAACACCGACAGGCTCTACCGCCTACTCCCTCTCTGCTGGAGGTCCCATCATGAACCCCGCCCTCCAGGCGCTCATCTTGACCCCTATCTGTCCGCACACCTTGACGCATCGCCCGTTGATCGTACAAGGCGATGTCGTCATTGAAGTGACGTTGACAAGTAAGGATGAGGGATCGATGGCCACACTTGATGGGCAAGTCGGCGTTGCCATGACACAGAGCGATACGGCAGTGATCCGGGCTTCAGACTATCGGACGAGATTGATCAGATTCCCAGAAAGCCACTATTATGAAGTGTTGCGGGAAAAACTGAAATGGGGTCATGGCTGA